From one Thamnophis elegans isolate rThaEle1 chromosome 9, rThaEle1.pri, whole genome shotgun sequence genomic stretch:
- the COQ2 gene encoding 4-hydroxybenzoate polyprenyltransferase, mitochondrial yields the protein MGLARLIRRASRPLCGLQAPFPGPRRAGVLCPSAALRTLSGPTSSWEPPRPPGSRTSLAGTLSSAALVQTAPLWLQPYLRLMRLDKPIGTWLVYLPCTWSISLAADSGCWPSWDLLLLFGAGSVLMRGAGCIINDMWDVDYDKKVVRTATRPLAAGELTHFQALVCLGTQLSLALGVLLCLNYYSIILGASSLFLVVSYPLMKRITYWPQLYLGLVFNWGALLGWSAVHGSCNWSVCLPLYFSSVCWTLIYDTIYAHQDKKDDLAIGVKSTALLFGEKTKYWLSGFGCTMLGGLTLAGINCGQTFPYYAALATAAVCYGNQLFRLDINNPKDCWDKFSSNRNLGILLLAGIILGNLRKEKEEKRDALSSS from the exons ATGGGTCTCGCGCGTCTGATCCGCCGGGCGTCCCGGCCGCTATGCGGCTTGCAAGCCCCTTTTCCCGGCCCGAGAAGGGCGGGGGTGCTTTGCCCCTCGGCCGCTCTCCGGACCCTCTCGGGTCCCACTTCGAGCTGGGAGCCGCCGCGTCCCCCGGGGTCGAGGACCAGCCTAGCCGGGACGCTTTCCTCGGCGGCTTTGGTGCAAACGGCGCCGCTCTGGCTCCAGCCTTACCTCCGTCTCATGCGGCTGGATAAGCCCATCG GGACTTGGCTGGTGTATCTTCCTTGTACCTGGAGTATATCCTTGGCAGCTGACTCAGGTTGTTGGCCATCCTGGGATCTCCTGTTACTTTTTGGTGCTGGCTCAGTTCTGATGCGTGGAGCTGGCTGCATTATCAATGATATGTGGGACGTGGACTATGACAAAAAG GTGGTGAGAACTGCAACTCGGCCACTGGCAGCTGGAGAGCTCACGCATTTCCAAGCCCTTGTTTGTCTTGGTACACAGCTTAGCTTGGCTTTGGGAGTCTTGCTGTGTTTAAATTATTACAG CATTATTTTAGGTGCTTCTTCTTTATTTCTCGTGGTGTCCTACCCACTAATGAAGAGAATAACTTACTGGCCACAGTTATATTTAG gTTTGGTTTTCAATTGGGGAGCCTTACTTGGCTGGTCTGCGGTCCACGGTTCTTGCAATTGGTCTGTTTGCTTGCCCCTGTATTTTTCCAGCGTCTGTTGGACTTTGATTTATGATACTATTTATGCCCATCAG GATAAAAAAGACGATCTTGCCATTGGTGTGAAATCTACAGCGCTCCTCTTCGGGGAAAAGACAAAATACTGGCTCTCAGGCTTCGGTTGCACAATGCTTGGGGGACTAACGCTGGcagggatcaattgtggtcaaacCTTCCCCTACTATGCGGCGTTGGCCACTGCGGCGGTCTGTTATGGAAACCAG CTATTCCGTTTGGACATTAACAACCCTAAAGACTGCTGGGACAAGTTCTCTTCAAACCGCAATCTAGGGATTTTGCTTCTCGCAGGAATTATACTTGGAAActtaaggaaagagaaggaagaaaaaagggatgcTTTAAGCAGCAGCTAG